The following is a genomic window from Amycolatopsis acidiphila.
TGCCCTCGCCGGCCCGGCGGTGCCCCCACGCGCTGCTGAGCGCCTGGATCATCGGCAGGCCGCGGCCACGGGTCGAACCCGGCGGCGGGTGGCGCAGCACCGGATCGGCCGGGGAGGAGTCCCGCACCTCCAGCAGCAGGCAGCGGCCGCTGAGCCGCAGCCGCAGCGCGATGCTCCCGCTGCCGTGCTCGAAGGCGTTCGTCACCAGCTCGGACGCGACGAGCACCAGGTCACCTGCCTGCTCGCCGGACACGCCCCACGAGGTCAGCGCCGCGGCCACGAACGAGCGGGCTTCCCTGGGCGACCCGGCCGCCGCTGGCAGGTGGGTGCCGAGTCTGCGCACCCGGCCGGTGCTGGGCGGCGCCTCGCTCTTCCGACTCAAGTGGGGGACCCTCCTCACCGATGGGCAGTTACGTTCGGATACCTCCAGGCGCGAAAACGAATCAGGTTTCCCGCGACAACCTCTCGTTGCTGTCCGGGGCCGGGCCGCTTCGCCGTCCTGGGACGGCAGGCGTTCGCGCCGGTCACCACACGTCGCCGTCGCGCCAGTCGCAGGTCAGGGCCGCGTCGAGGTCGAGGGGAGCGGTGCACGGCAGGACGTGGATGGCGCCGTCGTCGTCGGGGGTCGGGCGGATTCCGGCCGGGGTGAGGGCCGACGACGGGCCGCGCCAGGGCCGCCAGCCGCGTGCGGCGTAGAAGGCGGCGCCCTCGTCGCTCGCGCCCAGGGCGCCGAGGTCGTAGGCCGCGCGGATGACGCGTTCCAGCTCGGCCATCATCGCCGCGCCGTGCCCCCGGCGCCGGTGCTCGGCACGCACTCCGACGCCCTCGACGTAGCCGGCCCGCAATGCCTTGCCACCGTGCAGGATCCGCCGCTGCACGAGGGCCGCGTGCCCGACGAGCTCGCCGTCCCAGGCGAGGGCGTGCAGGCCGCCGAGCGAGTGCTCCCAGTCGGACTCGGTCATGTCGTCGAAGATGTCGTAGAGCAAGGCCCGCGCCCGCGCGCGCACCGTCGTGGCCAGCTCAGCGGTGTGCAGGACGCGGATCATCCCGCGCACGGGCTACGCCGGGGCCTGGAGCAACCGCGAGGACACGGCGAACCCGTGGCGTTCGTAGGCCGGGACGGCGCGGACGCTCGAGTGCACGGTCACGCGCTCGAGCCGGAGCTCCCGCGCCAGGTCCAGGAGAGCGTCGATGAGCCTGCCGCCCACGCCGTTGTCGCGTTCGCCGGGGAGGACGTACACGCACTGCACGTCCCCGGACCGCCGGTCGAGCGCCCGCGGCGTGGGCACCCGGGGAACGATGGCCAGCCACGCCATCCCGACCACCGTGTCCTCCCGCACGGCGACCAGGCACCGGTGCGTGCCGCGGTTCTCCCTTGCCCAGCGGGCGAAATCCCCGGCGAACGCGTCCCGGCTCGTGGCCGGGCGGTCTCCGTTGTCCAGCACCCAGTGCCACCGGAGCCCGGCCACGACGCTCAGCTCCTCGTCTCGTGCCGGGTGTATGTCGAGATCATCCACACCGTCATGGTGCCCGATTCGTCGTCCGGGGTGGCGAATTCGGCTGCGCCGGACGAAGCCGCCTAACGCAGCCGCTTGCGCTTCGCCAGGTAGACCGCCGCCTCGGTGCGGCGTTCGAAGCCCAGCTTGTGCAGCAGCGACGAGACGTAGTTCTTCACCGTCTTCTCCGCCAGGAACAGCCGCTGCGCGATCTGGCGGTTGGTCAGCCCCGCCGCGATCAGCTCGAGGACCCGCCGTTCCTGCGGGCTGAGCAGCTCGTACTGCGGGTCCGGCTCCTCGGCCTCGCCGCGCAGCCTGCTCGTCACCGACGCGGTGAGCGCCGGGTCGAGCAGCGAGCCGCCCGCGGCCGCGGTGCGGACGGCTTCGAGGATGTTGATGCCGGAGACCTGCTTGAGCAGATAGCCCGCCGCGCCCGCCAGTATCGCGCCGAACAACGCCTCGTCGTCGGAGTACGACGTCAGCATCAGGCATGCCGGCGGGTCCGGCAGCGCCCGGATGTCGCGGCACACCGACACGCCCTCGCCGTCGGGCAACCGCACGTCGAGGATCGCGACGTCGGGCTTCGCCGGCGGGATCCGGGCCAGCGCCTCCGCCGCCGTGCCCGCCTCACCGGCCACGCGCAGGTCGGGCTCGGACTCCAGGAGGGTCTTCAGCCCCGCCCGCACCACCTCGTGGTCGTCGAGCAGGAACACCGAGATCGTCATTCGCGCAGCACCGCCGTCCACGCCAGTTTCGTGCCGCCGTCCGGTCGCGGCTCCACCGACAGTGCGCCGTGCCAGCGCGCCGCCCGCTGTTTCAGGTTCGCCAGGCCGCTCGCCCGCGGCGGGTCCACCGCGCCGCCGACGCCGTCGTCGAGCACTGTCAGCGACAGCTGCCGGCCGTTCCGGTCGACGAGCACCTCGATCGACACCGAGCTGGCCGCGGCGTGGCGGGCCACGTTCGAAAGCGCTTCCCGCACCGTCGCCAGCAGGTCCGACCGCACCGGCCCCGCGACGGCGGCGTCGAGCGGCCCGTCGAAGCTGATGCGTGGCTCGAAGCCCAGCATCCCGACGCTGTCCTGCGTCATCCGCAACAGGTCCGAGCGCACCCCGCCGTGTGCCTCGGCGGGCTCCTGCAGGGAGAAGATGCTGTTGCGCACGTCCCGGATTGTGCGGTCGAGGTCGCGGACGAAACCGGTGACCCGCTCGGCGAGCTCCGGCCGCGCGGTGAGCCTGCTCAGCCCCTCCAGCCCCAGCCCGATCGCGAACAGCCGCTGGATCACCAGGTCGTGCAGGTCGCGTGCGATCCGGTCCCGCTCCTCGAACACCACCAGCCGCCGCCGGTCCTCCTCCGCGCGGGCGAACGCGACCGCCAGCGCGGCGTGCGCGGCGAAGTCGCGCACCAGCTCCACCTCGGCGTCGGTGAACGGGTCCGCGTCGCGGAACTTCACCACCAGCAGCACGCCCAGCTTGTCCCCGCCGGCGATGAGCGGGACGGCGACCGCGGAGTCGAGGTCCTTGATGCTGCGCGGCACGTCGATGTCGCTGTTGGCCTGCTGGACCGCCACGTGCCCGCCGTACTGGCTGACCACGACGGGCTTGCCGGTGGTGTAGGCCTGGCCGGAGGCGGTGCCCTCCTTCGGCACGATCGCGCCGACGAGCCGGTGGTACTCCGGATACGGGGACGCGATGATCTCGAAGACCAGCGCCGAGGAGTCGGTCTGGCTGGGCAGCGCGATCGCGCCGCCGGAGGCGTTCGCGACCACTCTGGCGCGGTCGGCGATCGTGTGCAGCGTCGTGCCGCTGTCCTCGCCGGCCAGCAGCGCCGCGGTGACCTGCTGCGACGCCTCCCGCCAGCGTTCCCGGCGCAGCGCCTGCTCGTACAGGCTCGCGTTCTCCACCGCGATGCTCGCCGCGGCGGCGAGCGCCACCAGCCACTCGCGGTCCTGCTCGGCGAAGACGCGGCCGCCCCGCTTGCCCGTCACGTACAGCCGCCCGAACACGCTCTCGCGCAGCCGGATCGGCACGGCGATCGTGCCGGAACCGTGGGGCAGGTCGTCCTGGCAGCCGTAGCCGTGCGGGCCGCCGACCTCGATCACCCTGCCCAGCCGGTGCTCCGGCAGCAGCTCGGCGATCACCCCGTGCTCGGCGTCGACCAGCTCGCACGCGGATTCGACGATGCGCCTCAGCACATCGGGCAGGCGCAGATCCGCCGCTATCCCGACCACCGCGTCCAACAGCGCCCGGGCGCTGGTTTCGATCACTGGGTCTCCCTGCCGGAGGCGAGGCCCAGTAGAT
Proteins encoded in this region:
- a CDS encoding GNAT family N-acetyltransferase, producing MDDLDIHPARDEELSVVAGLRWHWVLDNGDRPATSRDAFAGDFARWARENRGTHRCLVAVREDTVVGMAWLAIVPRVPTPRALDRRSGDVQCVYVLPGERDNGVGGRLIDALLDLARELRLERVTVHSSVRAVPAYERHGFAVSSRLLQAPA
- a CDS encoding ATP-binding protein, producing MSRKSEAPPSTGRVRRLGTHLPAAAGSPREARSFVAAALTSWGVSGEQAGDLVLVASELVTNAFEHGSGSIALRLRLSGRCLLLEVRDSSPADPVLRHPPPGSTRGRGLPMIQALSSAWGHRRAGEGKWVWAEFALA
- a CDS encoding response regulator, coding for MTISVFLLDDHEVVRAGLKTLLESEPDLRVAGEAGTAAEALARIPPAKPDVAILDVRLPDGEGVSVCRDIRALPDPPACLMLTSYSDDEALFGAILAGAAGYLLKQVSGINILEAVRTAAAGGSLLDPALTASVTSRLRGEAEEPDPQYELLSPQERRVLELIAAGLTNRQIAQRLFLAEKTVKNYVSSLLHKLGFERRTEAAVYLAKRKRLR
- a CDS encoding GNAT family N-acetyltransferase; the encoded protein is MIRVLHTAELATTVRARARALLYDIFDDMTESDWEHSLGGLHALAWDGELVGHAALVQRRILHGGKALRAGYVEGVGVRAEHRRRGHGAAMMAELERVIRAAYDLGALGASDEGAAFYAARGWRPWRGPSSALTPAGIRPTPDDDGAIHVLPCTAPLDLDAALTCDWRDGDVW
- a CDS encoding GAF domain-containing sensor histidine kinase produces the protein MIETSARALLDAVVGIAADLRLPDVLRRIVESACELVDAEHGVIAELLPEHRLGRVIEVGGPHGYGCQDDLPHGSGTIAVPIRLRESVFGRLYVTGKRGGRVFAEQDREWLVALAAAASIAVENASLYEQALRRERWREASQQVTAALLAGEDSGTTLHTIADRARVVANASGGAIALPSQTDSSALVFEIIASPYPEYHRLVGAIVPKEGTASGQAYTTGKPVVVSQYGGHVAVQQANSDIDVPRSIKDLDSAVAVPLIAGGDKLGVLLVVKFRDADPFTDAEVELVRDFAAHAALAVAFARAEEDRRRLVVFEERDRIARDLHDLVIQRLFAIGLGLEGLSRLTARPELAERVTGFVRDLDRTIRDVRNSIFSLQEPAEAHGGVRSDLLRMTQDSVGMLGFEPRISFDGPLDAAVAGPVRSDLLATVREALSNVARHAAASSVSIEVLVDRNGRQLSLTVLDDGVGGAVDPPRASGLANLKQRAARWHGALSVEPRPDGGTKLAWTAVLRE